One part of the Plasmodium yoelii strain 17X genome assembly, chromosome: 13 genome encodes these proteins:
- a CDS encoding DnaJ protein, putative, producing MFLVKKRYASFFNNVYKFKLFNNKLPNERYGSISSLVCNRRFFASRNFYDILNVKKSSSKNEIKQAYRKLALKYHPDRNPNNRTESEQKFREITEAYETLSDDNKKSIYDSQLNNGFSSNSFGNNYSNTSNQNMNYNFKTTKMTDEEIENVFKNVFGNMNIDDIFRSNIFNENHFKTRTMRSNIFSNFESTESHGSANSNIKQTNIKTEIIPRGNKIIEKTTKIIIYKDGNVKQEVIERELNNNREFEGIFDYFSKFENNKKNVNNYNMHRSTLNKNINNLSQNKVSKYILNYMFGILSIATRKILVNFTINIIRKIIQIIIFMFKRR from the exons atgtttttagTGAAAAAAAGATATGCttccttttttaataatgtttATAAATTCAAACTTTTCAATAATAAATTACCAAACGAGCGATATGGCAGCATTAGCAGTTTGGTCTGTAACAG ACGCTTTTTTGCAAGTAGAAACTTTTATGATATATTGAATGTAAAAAAGAGTAGCAgcaaaaatgaaataaaacaaGCCTATAGAAAATTAGCGTTAAAATATCATCCCGATAGAAATCCTAATAATAGAACAGAATCGGAACAAAAGTTTAGAGAAATTACAGAAGCTTATGAAACATTAagtgatgataataaaaaaagtatatatgaTAGTCAATTAAATAATGGCTTCTCTTCAAACAGTTTTGGAAATAATTATAGTAACACCTCAAATcaaaatatgaattataattttaaaacgACAAAAATGACTGATGAAGAAATTGAAAATGTTTTTAAGAATGTATTTGGGAATATGAACATTGATGATATATTCCGgtctaatatatttaatgag AATCATTTTAAGACAAGGACAATGAGAAGCAACATATTCAGCAACTTTGAATCAACgg AATCCCATGGAAGTGCCAATTCAAACATAAAAC AAACAAACATAAAGACAGAAATAATACCACGcggaaataaaataattgaaaaaaccacaaaaattattatttacaaaGATGGGAATGTGAAACAAGAAGTTATAGAGCGGGAGTTGAACAACAATCGAG aaTTTGAAGGAATCTTTgattatttttcaaaatttgaaaataacaaaaaaaatgtaaataactATAATATGCATAGATCGacgttaaataaaaatataaataatttatctcAAAATAAagtatcaaaatatattttaaattatatgtttGGAATTCTTTCCATTGCAACTAGAAAAATACTTGTTAATTTCACGATTAACATaattagaaaaataatacaaattataatatttatgtttaAAAGGAGATAA
- a CDS encoding ER lumen protein retaining receptor protein produces MKVINDFLRTVNDPEKLKRYLSEHSFSIKVYSLFLVLVFIFYHLFSDGDFSFLLTLSSIISMFSFLMVFLKIEVSKSCAGVSLKMMECYVILNTARLLSIIPFEGYLPYDKSGDWLYQLVEAISLFTNCCVVYLCRYKYKNTYDSSNDIFNNMFLIIPAFVISIFIHPSLNSFFPADVSWSFALYLESVCVLPQLSMFQKEGKVAAFTTHFLASQALSKVLSFLFWIVSYKELNSSDNIIKSYVGVWVVIMQIVQLILMGDFIYHYIRCLSKGVSFDNLLNENV; encoded by the exons atGAAGGTAATAAACGATTTTTTAAGAACAGTTAACGATCCAGAAAAGTTGAAAAGGTATTTATCAGAACAtagtttttcaataaaagTATACTCATTATTTTTAGTActagtttttatattttatcatttattttccGATGGAgacttttcatttttattaacattatcATCCATAATAAGTATGTTTTCGTTTTTGATGGTTTTCCTAAAAATCGAAGTGAGCAAATCATGTGCAGGCGTATCTTTAAAAATGATGGAATGTTATGTTATATTAAATACAGCTAGATTATTGTCTATTATACCTTTTGAAGGATATTTGCCTTATGATAAAAGTGGAGATTGGCTATACCAATTAGTCGAAGCGATTTCATTATTTACTAATTGTTGTGTTGTATATTTATgcagatataaatataaaaacacaTATGATAGTTcaaatgatatttttaataatatgtttttaataattccTGCTTTtgttatttccatttttattcatCCCTCCTTGAATTCATTTTTTCCCGCTGAT GTATCCTGGTCATTTGCCCTTTACCTTGAGTCTGTTTGCGTGCTACCACAATTGTCTATGTTTCAAAAAGAG GGAAAAGTGGCAGCATTTACAACCCATTTCTTAGCTTCTCAAGCTTTATCAAAA GTTTTATCCTTTCTTTTTTGGATTGTATCATATAAAGAATTGAATTCATCCGATAATATT atTAAATCATACGTAGGAGTTTGGGTTGTCATTATGCAAATAGTTCAACTTATTTTAATGGGAGATTTcatttatcattatattcGATGTTTAAGCAAGGGTGTTTCAtttgataatttattaaatgaaaatgtttaa